One Miscanthus floridulus cultivar M001 chromosome 11, ASM1932011v1, whole genome shotgun sequence DNA window includes the following coding sequences:
- the LOC136493318 gene encoding isocitrate dehydrogenase [NADP]-like, whose protein sequence is MRNLLLPRRLLSAPTMARATVSAAAAKALVPLNPTRGGRLPSLLPALLPVPGSGRVFRGASLRCYAAAAAVTEHSRIRVQNPIVEMDGDEMTRVIWKMIKDKLVFPYLELDVKYYDLGILNRDATNDEVTVESAEATLKYNVAVKCATITPDESRVKEFKLKSMWRSPNGTIRNILNGTVFREPILCKNIPRILSGWKKPICIGRHAFGDQYRATDMIINGPGKLKMVFVPDGADPMELDVYDFKGPGVALSMYNVDESIRAFAESSMAMALSKKWPLYLSTKNTILKKYDGRFKDIFQEVYEEQWKDKFEENSIWYEHRLIDDMVAYAVKSDGGYVWACKNYDGDVQSDFLAQGFGSLGLMTSVLLSSDGKTLEAEAAHGTVTRHFRLHQKGQETSTNSIASIFAWTRGLEHRAKLDKNDSLLDFTHKLESACVETVESGKMTKDLALLIHGPKVTREFYLSTEEFIDAVAQQLRGKIQLPATV, encoded by the exons ATGCGCAATCTGCTGCTGCCCCGCCGCCTCCTCTCCGCTCCCACCATGGCTCGCGCTACCGTCTCCGCCGCGGCGGCCAAAGCACTGGTGCCCTTAAACCCCACCCGCGGCGGCCGCCTCCCTTCCCTGCTTCCAGCGCTCCTCCCTGTGCCCGGGAGCGGCCGCGTGTTCCGCGGTGCCTCGCTCCGCtgctacgccgccgccgccgcggtgacTGAGCATAGCCGCATTAGGGTGCAGAATCCCATCGTCGAGATGGACG GGGATGAGATGACGCGGGTCATCTGGAAGATGATTAAGGATAAG CTCGTCTTCCCGTACCTGGAGCTGGATGTGAAGTACTATGATCTTGGAATTCTCAATCGCGATGCTACCAATGATGAGGTCACTGTCGAGAGTGCCGAGGCTACATTGAA GTATAATGTTGCTGTTAAGTGTGCAACAATTACGCCTG ATGAGAGTAGAGTAAAAGAGTTTAAACTCAAGTCTATGTGGCGGAGTCCAAATGGCACAATAAGGAATATTCTAAATG GGACTGTTTTTCGTGAGCCCATCTTGTGTAAAAACATCCCAAGAATTCTTTCTG GTTGGAAGAAACCTATTTGCATAGGAAGGCACGCTTTTGGTGACCAGTATCGAGCTACTGATATGATTATTAATGGTCCAGGAAAGCTCAAGATGGTATTTG TGCCTGATGGAGCTGACCCCATGGAGCTGGATGTTTATGATTTTAAAGGACCTGGTGTAGCATTATCAATGTACAATGTCGATGAG TCTATTAGGGCTTTCGCTGAGTCCTCCATGGCTATGGCTCTTTCAAAAAAGTGGCCACTCTATCTCAGCACCAAGAATACAATCCTCAAAAAGTATGACGGCAG GTTCAAAGACATCTTCCAGGAGGTATATGAAGAGCAATGGAAGGACAAGTTTGAAGAAAACTCAATATG GTATGAGCACAGGTTGATTGATGACATGGTGGCCTATGCTGTGAAAAGTGATGGCGGGTATGTTTGGGCTTGCAAAAACTATGACGGAGACGTACAGAGCGATTTTCTTGCCCAAG GTTTTGGTTCTCTGGGTTTGATGACGTCTGTGCTG TTGTCTTCTGATGGGAAAACATTAGAGGCTGAGGCTGCTCATGGGACTGTCACTAGACACTTCAGGCTACATCAGAAAGGACAGGAGACAAGTACCAACAGTATTGCTTCCATATTCGCTTGGACCCGTGGACTTGAGCACAG GGCAAAGCTGGACAAAAATGATAGTCTGCTGGATTTCACGCACAAACTTGAATCTGCATGTGTTGAAACGGTGGAATCTGGGAAAATGACTAAGGACCTTGCACTTCTTATCCATGGCCCCAA GGTAACAAGGGAGTTCTacctgagcaccgaggagttcatCGATGCAGTCGCACAGCAACTGCGAGGAAAGATTCAACTACCAGCTACTGTGTAA